From Anopheles funestus chromosome 3RL, idAnoFuneDA-416_04, whole genome shotgun sequence, a single genomic window includes:
- the LOC125770911 gene encoding insulin-like growth factor-binding protein complex acid labile subunit, producing the protein MTLIISWIFILGLIVPDLSSSLLHCPHRCHCDDEKLDVNCEEGHLDVLPIALNPSIQRLVIKNNKIRIIDSSIQFYSELTLLDLSFNYLFNIPDRTFGHQRKLQQLHLNHNKISTISNRTFVGLGELLVLNLRGNLIDQIDALTFTPLAKLEELNLGQNRIASVGLSVSSFVGIGDLKILLLDDNLLSVIPSADTFKPVDKLAELYIGTNSLITVEDGAFKVLSELTLLDLRSSLLPNVSEGTFEGIENLKSLNLADNRFVHVPSSALAVLRRLEELAIGQNHFEAVPAHAFRGLPNLKRFELKGSLYLRRIERAAFQTNTNLESIVIESNKALTVLEESTFAGLLYLKHLSLRNNGLERLDEGMLSWNSLRTVDISDNPINCDCYYSKLLQRLQSAARVSYNATGCPHHLPDQWECEYMLEKNKNLISVVVPLVAIVTAIALAFYRFRGLLREYVKNGCKSKAAASTTPAGPAGLPVLPPIGRSELSTVVDYEKTLTDDDYVIRSSNLYHGGVGQPILNGYSLYLQQNPSVYYNKPLPITEL; encoded by the coding sequence ATGACGCTCATCATATCTTGGATCTTTATTCTTGGACTAATCGTTCCGGATCTATCATCTAGTCTTCTGCATTGCCCACACCGCTGTCACtgtgatgatgaaaaattggACGTAAATTGTGAAGAGGGCCATCTAGATGTGTTGCCGATTGCGCTCAATCCGTCCATCCAGCGTTTGGTGATAAAGAACAACAAGATCCGCATAATCGATTCATCGATACAATTCTACTCAGAGCTAACGTTGCTTGATCTTAGCTTCAATTATTTGTTCAATATTCCGGATCGCACGTTTGGACATCAGCGCAAGTTACAGCAGTTGCATCTGAACCACAACAAGATCAGCACTATCTCTAACCGCACGTTTGTGGGATTGGGTGAGTTGTTGGTATTGAATCTGCGCGGTAATCTGATCGATCAGATCGATGCACTTACGTTCACACCGTTGGCAAAGTTGGAAGAGTTAAACCTTGGCCAGAACCGGATCGCTAGCGTTGGATTGTCTGTGAGCTCGTTTGTGGGTATTGGGGATTTGAAGATTCTCCTGCTGGATGATAATTTGCTGAGTGTGATACCATCGGCAGATACATTCAAGCCCGTAGATAAGCTGGCCGAGTTGTACATTGGTACTAATTCGTTGATCACCGTTGAAGATGGTGCGTTCAAGGTACTATCGGAGCTGACACTATTGGATCTGCGGAGTAGCTTGCTACCAAATGTATCGGAAGGTACTTTCGAAGGGATTGAAAATCTAAAATCACTCAATCTGGCCGATAATCGATTCGTGCATGTACCATCATCCGCACTCGCGGTACTTCGGCGTCTAGAGGAGCTAGCGATCGGACAGAACCACTTCGAAGCAGTTCCGGCTCATGCATTCCGTGGGCTTCCCAACCTAAAACGTTTCGAGTTGAAAGGATCCCTATACTTGCGGCGCATCGAACGAGCAGCGTTCCAGACAAACACCAACCTGGAATCGATAGTGATTGAATCGAACAAAGCACTGACCGTGTTGGAGGAGTCAACATTTGCTGGATTGCTCTATCTGAAACATTTAAGTCTCCGTAATAATGGACTAGAGCGACTGGACGAAGGTATGCTGTCGTGGAACAGTCTTCGTACAGTCGACATTTCCGATAATCCAATCAACTGCGATTGCTACTACTCGAAACTACTGCAGCGACTGCAATCGGCGGCCCGCGTCAGCTACAATGCAACCGGCTGTCCTCACCATCTGCCGGATCAGTGGGAGTGCGAGTATATGCTTGAAAAGAACAAGAATCTAATCTCGGTTGTGGTACCGCTGGTGGCGATCGTCACTGCAATTGCGCTGGCTTTCTACCGCTTCCGGGGACTGTTGCGGGAGTACGTGAAGAATGGTTGCAAGAGCAAGGCAGCAGCAAGTACAACTCCGGCCGGTCCGGCAGGTTTACCTGTTCTTCCTCCGATAGGGCGTTCGGAGCTGTCAACGGTGGTGGACTACGAGAAAACACTCACCGATGATGACTATGTCATCCGATCAAGTAACCTCTATCATGGTGGCGTTGGACAGCCGATTCTTAATGGATATTCATTGTATCTGCAGCAGAACCCTAGCGTTTACTACAACAAGCCACTACCGATTACGGAATTATAG